In Phoenix dactylifera cultivar Barhee BC4 unplaced genomic scaffold, palm_55x_up_171113_PBpolish2nd_filt_p 000977F, whole genome shotgun sequence, the sequence CTGGACTTTCTTTTCACGGATTTTGGTGGAATTCTGATCGTTTTAGTCGCGGTGTCATCTGGTTGGATGTCATTGTCATCAAACGTTTGTGGGTGAAAAATGTGGGAGCAGAAACTTCAACAACGCTCCAAGAAAGAGTGCTAGCAAGCTGGTCCCCAATGATCTAGTGGCTATGCACTGGTCCCTCCATTTATGTAGCTAATGAATACTTCAAACACTAGTGCAAATAATATATCTAGAACTAGGGACCATAGAAGTGTCCCTAAGGTAGTCTAATTCCTATCAGGTGCACAGGCTAATTAGACAATACTATAGATATGTCATGGAACCTACTAGCGGAGTTCCACCGGACAATGACAAAAAAGCTGGTTAGCactctttccatcttgtcttgaCGTATCGCGAAACCCACTGGCTGTCTGGATGTGCTTGAAGAGAGTAGTAATAAGCCAACTGGCTTAAAGATATGTGCATGCATGCCTTTGACATTAAATCagtcaaaaaaataatgatatgcCTTGATCTTTAAGAACTTTTTTCCACCGTCATACTATTGTTCAAAAATAGATTGGATAAGAGTGTAATGCCAGAATAGCACCGAGCTGCGATATGGGTATAGTATTGGACTACAGTAGTAATCTAAGTTATACCAACTTTTATGGTAAGCTACTGATAAAACTAAGCTAATACAGATACATTGAATTGATTGTCGAAATATTCTTAATTTAAAGTACAATTCTGATATTTATACTAAAATACAATAACTATCCACTATGATATTTGCCACCTGTGCTCTTTGCTCATGACGGTTTTGGTAACTGATGCTGCTTGTTTCTGCTACTACACAACCATCAGGATTTGTATTAACTGTTGGGCTATCTCATATTTTGTTGGTCTTAACTTATCATCAACTTCCCCTTAGCCTATACTTTCACATTGGCCGTCTCTCTTCAAGCATCCTATTGTATGGTCATTTTGGAACACCTCGATCCATCTGTCTTGTATTATAGTTGATCATGACTATCTTGATCTTTCAGCCTACTTATCAACATTGTGGCCAAACTTTCTTCCTTCAGTTTGTGCCTTCACACTTGATAGAATTTATCATGGTCATACACTATTAAGCTTCACAAGAATTATGTGACTTCCATCTATTTTGACTTCATTTAAATTAGTCCATGAGACACTTGCTCATGCCTATTATTTGGGGTTGTTGGGATATGGTATAAACATAATGCATGTTCGTTTATCCTTTTTGACCTAGCTTGAGTTTATAGGGGTTCGGACAACTTCCTATTGGGTTGTTGAGCGTTGTCATCACTTGCCATAATTTATGCCTTGCTTGAGCTCAACTCCAATAGTATTAGCTTAACTTGTTGGCACTCATCACTAGCTAGGAAAGGTCTCATATTCAAGCCTAAATAAAGGCGAGTAATCATCACATTTCTTCAAAAAGTTTGTGAGCTTGACCTCCTGACACTTTGCCCATCATATAATATAGGCATGCTGTCTGTGATTCTAAGTAGTAATGAACATAGGTTGCAAGCTAATATTTAGGCAGAATCTTTTCTGAACACTATTGATAATAGAAACATGCGtgcattttttttactttacaCAAAATAAATGCATGAAAATGAAGTCATTTTAATCTTTAGCAATGAGGGACATGTAGTTCTTGGGCTGAAATTTGGCCCAAACTACCCAAACTCTGGTTATTAAATTATTGGGTGGGCTCGGGCCAAGGCATGTTGAGTTCAAGGTGGGCTAAGCCGATCTTAGGCCTACCCTACATAGTTCAAGATGACTTTGAGACTCTAGAACTCACCTTTTCTCTCATCCCAAAACTACACAGTTAAGTCCAGTTCTGTGTGAGCATGTGAGTGTAAATATAGAGTCTCGCGGCCCATGTCAAGTGATTCATATATATCTATGAAATATCTATTTGTCAAAAACAAGCTGCATGAATTGTAAAAGGAGAGATCAGATATGCCTAATAGGTTtatcggaaaaaaaaaacaaaagaaaaatcttatagGTAAGTAATTATTTTGTCTGAACAAATATGGCATGGGTAGTAGACTAACTAATCTTGCCCCACATGGAGCCACTCTATTTCCAATATAATTGGTGATAATTGAGATAAgaaaaagggaattaattaaccTCCTCCAAAGTGAAGCATGTGTGGATGCAATGCTTATGCTTAATGAAAAAAATTGTGTTCTTTGTTCTTTTATAGATCAAAccctgttttcttttctttaattaCATACTTGCAGTCCTTTGGAAGCATCACGGCCACTATCACCATGGCTCAGAATCTCATCATACCCCCAACCGCCACCCACACCCAAACCCCTCCAACCCCAAAGCCCAAAGCAAAGCCCAAAGCAAAGCCACCCGCAATCCCCTTCACCTGCCCCGCCGGCAACGGGACCGCAACCCGCATCTGCCCTTCGCCACCACTCCCACCTCTCCCCGACTCCTCCctttccccctctccctcctgCCCGGACTATTTCCGGTGGATCCATGAAGACCTCCGGCCATGGAAGTCGACCGGCATCACCCAAGAAATGGTCGAAAGAGCCCGAGAAACCGCCCACTTCCGGCTTGTCATCCTCCACGGCCGTGTCTACATGGAGCGCTACCGCCGCTCCTTCCAAACCAGGGACGTCTTCACTCTCTGGGGCATCCTCCAGCTCCTCCGCCGCTACCCGGACCGCATCCCCGATCTCGAACTCATGTTCAACACCCACGACTGGCCCGTCGTCCAGGCCGGCCGGAATGCGTTGGCGCCGCCACCATTGTTCCATTACTGCGCCGATGACTCCGCGCTCGATATCGTCTTCCCCGACTGGACCTTCTGGGGTTGGTAATTCATTCTGCCGACGCTTTAGCTTCTTGGTTTTCATGCTGCATCGCTTTAGATTGAAATGGTTTGGTTGATGAGAGTTTTGTGGGTGAAATTTCGAAGGCCGGAGATCAATCTAAAGCCGTGGGAGCTGCTGAATAGGGAGCTGAAAGAGGGGAATGAGAGGGTGAGGTGGATGGATAGAGAGCCCTACGCCTACTGGAAGGGAAACCCGGCGGTCGCTGCCACCCGGAAGGATCTTCTTAAATGCAATGTATCTGAAGCTCATGACTGGAATGCTCGGATCTACGCACTGGTATATATCTTTGAATGCTTTCTGTTCAAAGTGCAAGTGTATGACAATTTGGAGTTGGACTGCTGACTGATAGTAATGAGTTTGTAGAATTGGCGCAAAGAGACTCAGATAGGGTACAAGGAGTCGGACTTGGGCAGTCAATGCATTCATAGGTAATTCATCACTTTGTTTTCCTATTTCCAACTTGTCTACTGCAAACTAATGGAGAGTTGAATCCAAACTAATGGATGTTAGGTACAAGATTTATATTGAGGGGGCTGCTTGGTCAGTGAGTGAGAAATATATTCTAGCATGCAACTCGCTCACACTACTGGTGAAGCCCAGGTACTATGACTTCTTTACGAGGAGTCTGATGCCGCTGCAGCACTACTGGCCGGTGCGGAGCGATGACAAGTGCAGGTCCATCAAATTTGCAGTTGATTGGGGCAATTCCCACAAGCAAAAGGTATGCTTCGAACATTTGCATTCTAGGATTCCAAGCATACCcacattaagaaaaatcagtaagCAAAATCATGTTGGCTCCTAGCCTTGTATAATTCATTCTTCTGACTTGAAATCAAGGGACACGCTATGAGGCCTGAGCCTATTAACAGAAGAAAGCTCTGTATGCTGGCGTGCCATGTGGTATGATCAACTGGTGCTCTATACCACAACCCTTCTGTGAATTGCTCCTACTCTTGATTTGCATGAATCTCCTTGTTCCACATGGCATGCCAGTGGTGCAAGGTTCTGCTATAAGGTGGAAATAATGTTTACAGTTGACGTTAATGTGATGCAGCTAGCTGATATGATTCAATTGCAAAAATTGATGCCAATGGACTAGTTTACTGGTTTTGTTGGAAGTAGATCATTTGTCTGGCATGTAATTCTCAGAATCTAGTTGTATTGCATTCACTACtacagaaaaggaaaagaaaattgaggGCATTTACCATGGGaaagataaattttatttttcatttaaaCATAGTTTAGTTTACAAGTTCTTAGAGA encodes:
- the LOC103724368 gene encoding O-glucosyltransferase rumi homolog, whose amino-acid sequence is MDPAEPAGKTTFRQIKKSRKNSEAAAAAAGSSSGGAVLLFFLLAILFGAFISTFCWMNSESFGSITATITMAQNLIIPPTATHTQTPPTPKPKAKPKAKPPAIPFTCPAGNGTATRICPSPPLPPLPDSSLSPSPSCPDYFRWIHEDLRPWKSTGITQEMVERARETAHFRLVILHGRVYMERYRRSFQTRDVFTLWGILQLLRRYPDRIPDLELMFNTHDWPVVQAGRNALAPPPLFHYCADDSALDIVFPDWTFWGWPEINLKPWELLNRELKEGNERVRWMDREPYAYWKGNPAVAATRKDLLKCNVSEAHDWNARIYALNWRKETQIGYKESDLGSQCIHRYKIYIEGAAWSVSEKYILACNSLTLLVKPRYYDFFTRSLMPLQHYWPVRSDDKCRSIKFAVDWGNSHKQKAQAIGKEASNFIQEKLKMEYVYDYMLHLLTEYSKLLRYKPTRPRKAIELCSKSMACPAKALEKKFMMESMVKSPHDSAPCKLPPPFKPVELKMLERRKAAAIKQVEMWEQRA